The nucleotide window CTATGCGGAGGCCATGCGCTCCCGCGGGTACCTCGCCCATACAGACGAATGGGCACGCCGCGACACGATCACGGATACTGCGATCTGGCGCGATCGCCGCGTCACCCCGCTCGATGACCGACTCGCGGAACGACGGACCGAGGTCCTCGTCACTGCCTGGCCGTTCCAGGAAGAGGAAGGCCTCGTCAGTGCGATCGCAAAGACCGACACCCTCGGGCTCATCGCGGACCGTGCGACACGCGGCGAGATCCACTGGCTGCAGGCCCATGAAGGAGCGGTCGAATACTATGGCTCCCGCGGCGATGCCGACGGGCTTGAGCGTGAATACCGGACGATCATCGACCAGTTCCCGGTCGTGAACGTCCTGCCCTACCTTCAACTTGCCAGGGTCTACCTGGAGACCGGCAGGATCCCCGAAATGGAGTCCCTGCTGCGGAGGTCGCTCACCATCAAACCCACATTGCTTGCGTACCGTGCCCTGGGCGATATCGCGCTCCGGACCAAACGGCCAGAAGAAGCGGAGAAGATGTACAGCGCCATGTTCACGTTCGTCCTGCCCCCTCCCGAGCAGGTGGAGAACGGATACCTTCTCGCGCTTGCGCACCGCCAGGCCGGACATACCGATCTCGCGCTGAAGCGCCTCGCCGAAGTGCTGCGGCTCAAGCCGGACCATGCACCCGCCATCGCACTGATGGCGGAGATCAACGGAAAGTGAAAGAACAGTACTCAGCGTCCCATCTGCTGGACCGCGGCACGCAGCCTGAGTGCATCAGGGTAGCCTGGCACGAGTTGCAGTGCTTCCTCCACGGCCCGGGCCGCGGCAGCCCGATCGTTCCTGTTGAACGCGGCCGCACCCAGGCCGTACAGGGCATTCGCTTTCATCCGCAGGTCCTCTGCGGATGATCCCGCCCTTCGGACCACGTCCTGCAAATGACCCACCCCCTCGTCGGATCGCCCGGCATTGACCTGGAGGAGGCCGAGATCCAACCGGGCGCGAAGATAGTCCGGATTGGACCTCAACGACACCTTCAGATACCCGACCGCTTCGTCGCCCCTCCCCATCGTATTCAGCAGGCTCCCTGCCAGGTAGTTCGTATAGAAACTGTATGGGTATTCCTCGAGCATGGCCCGGTATGTCGTGAGGGCCTCCTGATACCGTCCTGTCCGCCAGAAGATCGTCGCCGACCGGTAACACGCATCGTTCCACGCCAGCTTCCGCGCATGCGTGTCACGGACAAGATCGCGCATCGCGGGATCCGCGGCAGCAAGGACGAGCGGCGCCCTCTCGTAGCGCTCGAACGGCCACCGGCCGGTGAGGTGCTGGATCGAGACGTCACCGTACGCAAGATCAAGCCAGCAGATGTGCAGCGCGTCCATTGCGAACGGCACAGGCGACATCGTGGCGGGGGCATCGTTCACCAGCCCGCTCTGCGTGAGTGCGTCGAGGAAGCCCGAGGCGATGCAATAGTATCCGGCGGGGGTCGGATGCAGATGCTCCCAGAACAACGAGTCGCCGGCGATCCCATCCGACGATGCCTGTTGCAGCAGGGTATCCGCGGAGATGCACGGCACGCCGCGGCGCGCTGCGACGTCGTGGATGATCGTATTGACCGCTCCTGGCGCCCGGAACTTGAGCAGGTCATTGTCGCGCGCCATCCGCAGCAGCGGTGCTGCTTCGGCCGGCCGCCCGAGTGCGCGCAGCGCAACGCCCTTCCAGTACAGCGGAACCGGGTGATCGGTCGCTTCCGCTCCGAGAGCATCCACAGCGTTGACCATCTCCGCATACCTTCGCGCCGCCGCATCGGCCCGCATCTGTGCATCGAATGCCGCGGCATTCCTGCTGGCGACCATAGTGTCGCCGACGAACGGCGGGAACATGGTGTTCGATGCGATATCGCTCACGATCACGGGGACGCCGGCTTCCGCGAACGTCGTGAAGATCGCGTCGAGATTGTCTCCGAAATGCTCCAGCACCCTGTCGCTTTCCGCCGAACGGAGGGAAACACGCTGTCCACCCGAGACCTGCTGCATGAGGTTGACAGCTGCCCCCTGCCCGGCCCTGCCGGATGCGAACCATGACTCCAGCATCTGCACCAGGCGGAGCTGTCGGGCGCGGTACTTCAGCGGCGTCAGGAACGGCAGGAGCTTTTCAGGATACGATGCGCCGATCCCATCAGGGCCATAGTATTCATTATGCCCCATGTAGATCAGCACGAGATCCGGCCGGAACGCAAGCAACGCCGGCGCAAGATCCCGCACAACGTTACTGTTGATCGCCGACGCGCCGAAATTGATGATCTCCCACTCCTTCGCGGGATACCGGTGCCGCACTTGCCTCCGCAGGATCCCCGGGATGTTCGCGTTCATGTCGTACGGCGTACCGAACATCGATGAACTGCCGAGACAGATCACCCGGAAGGTCTCCGGCAGTTTCTCCTTGCGGAACAGGATGGTCTTGAATTCAGGCACCAGGGGGCTGCCCGCGGCGAAATAGCGGCGCAAAGAGGCCCGGTTGGTCTGATACCAGGTGGTCCCGTCGAATTGCACCTCGGTCACAAGGCCATCATCCGCCGGCGGACCGGTCGCCCGAAGGAGATATTCCGCCGCCACGATGAGCAGCAGGATCACGAGCGTGGGCACCAGACTGAACACCAGGCGCTTCCACCGTGACATCGTCCGGACCGGGTCCTTCGTGCTCACGGGAGGATCACCTCTTTCGGTGGTTCCTCATTCAGCCAGTCGATCTGCGGCTGCACAAAGGGTACATCGAACATGCGCCCGCCGAATCCGAGAAGCCGGTACGCGAGCATCGGTATGGGCGTGACGCTCACCATCTTCAACCTGTCCTGGTACACCTCGAATCCATAGCTGGCCGCGCTCCGGGCGAGGAACCGGGTGATGCTGCGGCGTGTCTTCATGCGGTGCACCTCATCGCGTGCCGCCGTAAGGCGTGCCGCACCCGTGGTGTCCGCCGCATCCCTGCCGTTCCTTCGTTCAAGCAGTTGCATGTAGACATATCCGGAGGAATCGCGGAACGGGCCGTAGTACTGTCCGGGTTCAAGGCGTGACGCGAGGAACCCCAGCGGCGGACGGTCCGTGACGGGGAAGAATCCCGTATCCCCCTGCCGGTCGTCCGCACCGGATGCCGCGATGGCCTCTTCGAAACTCCGCCCCTGCTCCATCATCCTGAATGCGCCCTGCATCTCCTCGATGCTGTTCGTCCGGAGGACGCGCACCCGGACTTCCGGGACCTTCACCGTGGCATCGGTACTCTTGAGGTAGGCATAGACCTCCGCCTCGGTGATCTCGACCCTGTCGCTGATCTTCCGTTCGACCATCCCGGCGAGATAATGATCCTTCCACGGGGCAAGCCGGCGGACGACCTCGGGATGACGATCGAGCCCACGTGCCAGCCCTTCCTGTGCGAGGAGTTCCTGATGGGCCCATTCACGGAAGACGGTATACAACCGCGCAGCGGTCCCGCGAACGGAATCGCCATTCATCGTAAAGCCACGTTGCACCAACCGGTCGAGTGCCTCAGCAACCGTCCATATCCTGTCGCCCGCGAGGATCAGCGTGTCCGCGGTCCGGCCCGCAAGCCGCGTCAGAGCGATGTCGCGCATCGCCGGAGAGAACGCCATCGAGGGCGGCGTATAGAGTTCGCGGAAGATGCGGGCGATCGTATCCGCAACGATCCGGAAGGTTGCTGGCGGCGAGGAGGCGTGACGGGATGCGAGCAGCCCGGCCACGAACTCTGCTTCCCGGACACGTTCTTTCCTGACGCGGAGCGTTGATGCGACGCGTTCCCGCAGCGTCGCCGCCGGCAATGCGAGGACGGCCGGGTCAGGTACCACAGAGATCAAGCGGAGAATGTAGCATCCGTCCCCGGCACGCACGACCGGGGAGAGGCTGGTGCGATCGAGCGCATAGGCGGCCTGCTCGATCGCTTCATCGGCATCGCCCCAATGGACGGTCGCCGTATCTTTCATGGCGCGCATCGTCGGATCCAGCGTGAGCCGGTCGAGATCCACGGAAGTGCGGAGCTGTCCCCGGATGAAGCGGGCATCGTCTTCACGTTCAAAGAAGAGAAAACGCACGAGCCGGCGCTCACGGGAACGTAGGACTCCCTGCCGTATCTCTGCCGGAGCGATCTGCACGCGCGCGCGGACCTCCTGCCTGTACAGTTCGTCACGGACCAGGAGGTGGGTAAGATCGGCGAGCGCGGAACGGTACAACGCCGTGGTATCAAGGGAGCGTGCCGAGGCCTCCTGGGCCAGGAGTTTCTCGGCCACCATCGAATACAGCATCTCGAGCTTTTCGGCTTCCAGTTGCGGTTTTCGATGACGGTAGAGTCCCGGCGTCAGTTCAAAGCGCTCGACGAACTCCCGTTCGGAGATGAATGCGTGTCCTGCCCGCGCGATGATCGCATTGTCTGCAGCACCGGACTGTGCGGCCGCGCTGCAGGTAGCAAGCAGGAGAAGGATG belongs to Ignavibacteriota bacterium and includes:
- a CDS encoding tetratricopeptide repeat protein, yielding MSTKDPVRTMSRWKRLVFSLVPTLVILLLIVAAEYLLRATGPPADDGLVTEVQFDGTTWYQTNRASLRRYFAAGSPLVPEFKTILFRKEKLPETFRVICLGSSSMFGTPYDMNANIPGILRRQVRHRYPAKEWEIINFGASAINSNVVRDLAPALLAFRPDLVLIYMGHNEYYGPDGIGASYPEKLLPFLTPLKYRARQLRLVQMLESWFASGRAGQGAAVNLMQQVSGGQRVSLRSAESDRVLEHFGDNLDAIFTTFAEAGVPVIVSDIASNTMFPPFVGDTMVASRNAAAFDAQMRADAAARRYAEMVNAVDALGAEATDHPVPLYWKGVALRALGRPAEAAPLLRMARDNDLLKFRAPGAVNTIIHDVAARRGVPCISADTLLQQASSDGIAGDSLFWEHLHPTPAGYYCIASGFLDALTQSGLVNDAPATMSPVPFAMDALHICWLDLAYGDVSIQHLTGRWPFERYERAPLVLAAADPAMRDLVRDTHARKLAWNDACYRSATIFWRTGRYQEALTTYRAMLEEYPYSFYTNYLAGSLLNTMGRGDEAVGYLKVSLRSNPDYLRARLDLGLLQVNAGRSDEGVGHLQDVVRRAGSSAEDLRMKANALYGLGAAAFNRNDRAAAARAVEEALQLVPGYPDALRLRAAVQQMGR
- a CDS encoding peptidyl-prolyl cis-trans isomerase gives rise to the protein MIRIIILLLLATCSAAAQSGAADNAIIARAGHAFISEREFVERFELTPGLYRHRKPQLEAEKLEMLYSMVAEKLLAQEASARSLDTTALYRSALADLTHLLVRDELYRQEVRARVQIAPAEIRQGVLRSRERRLVRFLFFEREDDARFIRGQLRTSVDLDRLTLDPTMRAMKDTATVHWGDADEAIEQAAYALDRTSLSPVVRAGDGCYILRLISVVPDPAVLALPAATLRERVASTLRVRKERVREAEFVAGLLASRHASSPPATFRIVADTIARIFRELYTPPSMAFSPAMRDIALTRLAGRTADTLILAGDRIWTVAEALDRLVQRGFTMNGDSVRGTAARLYTVFREWAHQELLAQEGLARGLDRHPEVVRRLAPWKDHYLAGMVERKISDRVEITEAEVYAYLKSTDATVKVPEVRVRVLRTNSIEEMQGAFRMMEQGRSFEEAIAASGADDRQGDTGFFPVTDRPPLGFLASRLEPGQYYGPFRDSSGYVYMQLLERRNGRDAADTTGAARLTAARDEVHRMKTRRSITRFLARSAASYGFEVYQDRLKMVSVTPIPMLAYRLLGFGGRMFDVPFVQPQIDWLNEEPPKEVILP